One genomic window of Pagrus major chromosome 22, Pma_NU_1.0 includes the following:
- the nudt14 gene encoding uridine diphosphate glucose pyrophosphatase NUDT14, producing the protein MEEINNIEVAPCTESDYLKPFRVHYNQNGTKKSWDFMRTHDSVSVLIFNTTSHCFVLVKQFRPAVYMCEWERNKSQPTQSAEKTEEGAAEAAAPAAESQEGQSASEGESSSQWPPVSAGVTYELCAGLVDKPDLSLEEIARQEVLEECGYDVPASKLKRITSYRSGVGVTGAKQTMFYAEVSDDNCVSAGGGEPREGELIEVVKVPLHEAMTFAYDERIPKTMGVIFSFIWFHNNMSPKYKISTNV; encoded by the exons ATGGAAGAGATAAACAACATTGAAGTCGCTCCGTGCACAGAGTCCGACTATCTGAAACCGTTCAGGGTGCACTACAACCAG AATGGCACAAAGAAATCCTGGGACTTCATGCGTACTCATGACAG TGTATCAGTGCTGATCTTCAACACCACCTCACACTGTTTTGTCCTTGTCAAGCAGTTCCGTCCAG CTGTATACATGTGCGAGTGGGAAAGGAACAAGTCGCAGCCGACTCAGTCTGCTGAAAAAACCGAGGAGGGCGCAGCCGAAGCCGCCGCCCCCGCCGCCGAGTCTCAGGAGGGCCAGTCGGCCTCGGAGGGGGAGAGCTCTTCTCAGTGGCCCCCAGTGTCAGCGGGGGTCACCTACGAGCTCTGTGCCGGGCTGGTGGACAAACCCGACCTTTCCCTGGAGGAGATCGCCCGGCAGGAGGTGCTGGAGGAGTGTGGCTATGATGTGCCTGCCTCTAAACTGAAGAGGATCACTTCTTACAG GTCAGGCGTTGGTGTAACAGGCGCCAAGCAGACCATGTTTTACGCCGAGGTGTCTGACGACAACTGCGTGAGCGCAGGCGGAGGTGAGCCACGGGAGGGAGAGCTCATCGAGGTGGTCAAAGTCCCGCTGCACGAGGCCATGACGTTTGCCTACGACGAGCGTATACCCAAAACCATGGGCGTCATTTTTAGTTTCATCTGGTTCCATAATAACATGTCTCCCAAGTACAAGATCTCCACCAACGTGTAA